In a genomic window of Rubidibacter lacunae KORDI 51-2:
- a CDS encoding LCP family protein, whose protein sequence is MQARNVPNVRARRAPATAVPTQPSSGKRWFWMGLGLSVVATLSAAAGALLALGLEVKPFEPKDPQAENIFDNDPISAADLSLPRLTRSVNILIVGTKVLTADVGRSPKESGFHELVNSLDGLADTLLLARFDPETGKLVVLSIPRDTPVTVEGLGRMKIASTNLRGGVALAAEATSELLDGIQIDRYVRVNVQGVENLIDTLGGVSVYVPKDMRYQDDSQHLYINLKEGEQHLDGERALQFLRFRHDRLGDIGRVQRQQTFMRALVEQALNPRTLTRIPQIFRVVQTNVDTNLSVEEILALSSFAAQTKGNDLKLLMLPGDFGARPADSSYWVPSRDCVREFAAIYFDANVARDFDNDTCTERFIDPRIAIQDSTDDPEAVLGLKRTLERAGYTNVYISEDWREPLATTRVVAQSGDESAALKVQALLGVGEVRVESTGVLHSAVTIQLGHDWRSILAANATEDASNAPYRNTP, encoded by the coding sequence GTGCAAGCCCGCAACGTACCTAACGTCCGCGCCCGGCGCGCCCCTGCAACCGCCGTTCCGACCCAACCGTCGAGCGGCAAGCGTTGGTTTTGGATGGGACTAGGGCTGTCGGTGGTGGCAACGCTCTCGGCGGCAGCCGGAGCGTTGCTCGCACTTGGGCTGGAAGTAAAGCCGTTCGAGCCGAAAGACCCGCAAGCGGAAAACATCTTCGACAACGATCCGATCTCGGCCGCCGATCTGAGTCTGCCGCGCCTGACGCGCTCAGTCAACATTTTGATCGTTGGGACTAAAGTCCTCACCGCAGATGTAGGGCGATCGCCCAAAGAATCTGGCTTTCACGAGCTAGTGAATTCCCTTGATGGGCTGGCCGACACGCTGCTGCTGGCACGATTCGACCCCGAAACCGGCAAGCTCGTCGTCCTCTCTATTCCGCGCGATACGCCTGTAACTGTCGAAGGTCTCGGCCGTATGAAAATTGCCTCGACCAATCTACGCGGCGGTGTGGCTCTGGCAGCAGAAGCTACGAGCGAACTGCTCGATGGCATCCAAATCGACCGTTACGTGCGCGTCAACGTACAAGGTGTTGAAAATCTGATCGACACCCTCGGTGGCGTCTCGGTTTACGTCCCGAAAGACATGCGCTACCAGGACGACAGCCAGCATTTGTATATCAACCTCAAGGAAGGCGAACAACACCTCGACGGCGAGAGAGCCCTGCAGTTTCTGCGCTTCCGTCACGATCGCTTAGGGGACATCGGGCGCGTCCAGCGCCAACAAACGTTTATGCGCGCGCTCGTCGAACAGGCGCTCAACCCGCGGACCCTCACGCGGATTCCGCAGATCTTCCGCGTCGTTCAGACCAACGTTGATACCAATCTCAGTGTTGAGGAAATCCTGGCACTTTCTAGCTTTGCAGCTCAAACCAAAGGCAATGACCTCAAGCTACTGATGTTGCCAGGCGACTTTGGCGCGCGCCCCGCGGATTCCAGCTACTGGGTGCCCAGTCGCGATTGCGTTCGAGAATTTGCCGCGATCTACTTCGATGCCAACGTCGCGCGCGACTTCGATAACGACACTTGCACCGAACGCTTCATTGACCCGCGCATCGCCATCCAAGACAGCACTGACGATCCAGAAGCCGTACTTGGCTTAAAACGTACCTTAGAGCGAGCCGGTTACACCAATGTTTACATCAGCGAAGACTGGCGCGAACCGCTGGCCACGACTCGCGTCGTGGCACAATCCGGGGATGAAAGCGCGGCCTTAAAGGTACAAGCGCTCTTGGGCGTTGGTGAAGTGCGCGTCGAGAGCACCGGCGTGCTCCACTCCGCGGTCACGATTCAGCTCGGGCACGATTGGCGTAGCATTCTTGCCGCTAACGCTACTGAAGATGCCAGCAACGCTCCATACCGTAACACGCCCTAA
- a CDS encoding TRAP transporter small permease subunit, with amino-acid sequence MQILLRLSRWIDRTSVWVGRFTFGLMLVMVALGAYNAIARYLGNFNNINLSSNLYIEAQWYLFSSIFLLGASYVLQRGAHVRVDVFYSHLSAKGKAWVDLLGACLLLLPVCVVMFWFSLPYVLNSWKVLEASSDPNGLPRYPLKTAILVGLALLALQGISEIIKQAAILLDAVSDDASDREART; translated from the coding sequence ATGCAAATTTTGCTCCGCCTGTCGCGCTGGATCGATCGGACGAGCGTGTGGGTCGGACGTTTCACTTTTGGGTTGATGCTCGTGATGGTGGCGTTGGGAGCGTACAACGCGATCGCGCGTTACTTAGGGAATTTCAACAACATCAACCTCAGCTCGAACTTATACATCGAAGCACAGTGGTACTTGTTCAGCTCGATCTTCCTACTCGGTGCCTCCTACGTCTTGCAGCGCGGAGCTCACGTCCGCGTCGACGTGTTCTACAGCCACCTGTCAGCTAAGGGCAAAGCTTGGGTCGATCTGCTGGGGGCTTGCCTACTGCTGCTGCCCGTATGTGTTGTAATGTTCTGGTTCTCGCTCCCCTACGTGCTCAACTCCTGGAAAGTCCTTGAAGCCTCGTCAGACCCCAATGGACTGCCGCGCTATCCGCTGAAAACTGCCATTTTGGTCGGGCTGGCACTGCTGGCTTTACAGGGCATCTCGGAAATCATCAAGCAAGCAGCGATCCTGCTCGATGCCGTGTCCGATGACGCAAGCGATCGGGAGGCGCGAACGTGA
- a CDS encoding phosphate/phosphite/phosphonate ABC transporter substrate-binding protein: MKQRKQSVLTSWMRTVLLSVLALVAVVACTPDGAQVPSASDGNAAAPVELKFGVGPYFPTPNETRDQFEPLFTEIAGAVGATSDVTVTEDWVGLSEALRAGTLDAAWLGPWGFVLARHNSPEIEAIATVEYQSKPFYYSVLMARADAPFDTLDEAIAYSQSASKPLKLSLADVGSTSGWLIPTAEFVRRGLDPKAIFDYSEGASHAAQAIAVVSAQVDMASDYNRNLDVLAATDRIDLGELKIVWQSEPLPNDPIAVRGGLSDDVKRGLQQALADLSPERAAELLPTNYTGFAATDGSNYAPIQVAGKTVGKLK; the protein is encoded by the coding sequence ATGAAGCAACGAAAGCAAAGCGTCCTGACCAGTTGGATGCGCACCGTCCTCTTGAGCGTGCTGGCACTGGTGGCGGTTGTTGCCTGCACGCCCGATGGGGCCCAAGTCCCATCGGCATCCGATGGTAATGCGGCGGCACCTGTCGAACTGAAGTTTGGCGTCGGGCCCTATTTCCCAACACCAAATGAAACGCGCGACCAATTCGAACCACTGTTTACGGAGATTGCGGGAGCCGTAGGGGCAACATCAGACGTTACCGTAACCGAAGATTGGGTGGGGCTCTCTGAAGCATTGCGGGCGGGCACGCTGGATGCTGCGTGGTTGGGGCCGTGGGGATTTGTCTTGGCCCGGCACAACTCCCCGGAAATTGAGGCGATCGCCACGGTCGAGTACCAAAGCAAGCCGTTTTATTATTCCGTGTTGATGGCACGAGCCGACGCCCCGTTCGATACCCTTGATGAGGCGATCGCCTACAGTCAGTCAGCATCAAAACCCCTGAAGTTGAGCTTGGCAGATGTGGGTTCGACCTCGGGTTGGCTGATTCCCACTGCTGAGTTCGTGCGACGTGGCTTGGACCCGAAAGCTATCTTTGACTACAGCGAAGGAGCCAGCCATGCAGCTCAGGCAATCGCCGTGGTCAGCGCCCAGGTCGATATGGCGTCGGATTACAACCGCAACCTCGACGTCCTGGCAGCAACCGATCGCATCGACCTCGGCGAGCTCAAGATCGTCTGGCAGTCGGAGCCGCTACCGAACGACCCGATTGCCGTGCGCGGCGGGCTGTCGGACGATGTCAAACGCGGCTTACAACAGGCGCTTGCAGATTTGTCGCCAGAGCGGGCAGCGGAACTGCTCCCGACGAATTACACGGGATTCGCGGCAACGGATGGAAGCAACTACGCGCCGATTCAGGTAGCAGGTAAAACCGTTGGCAAGTTGAAATAG
- the phnC gene encoding phosphonate ABC transporter ATP-binding protein: protein MNAEETPLLVVEKLTKHYDTSVLEDVSFTIRPRTFTAVLGPSGAGKSTLLRCILQLTRPDRGRVWFRDCELTGCGPLELRRQRSQIATIAQQYDLVRRRTALENCLGGRLSELPLWRCLLGSFPQRLQTEALEALARVQLLDVAFQRADRLSGGQKQRVAIARALTQRAQLVLADEPVASLDPQTARAVLVLLRSLCDREGLTVVCNLHQVEWAQQYSDRILGLRDGQLVLDRPTARVTESDLACLYGSERASLSWQKHSTEKHST, encoded by the coding sequence ATGAACGCTGAAGAGACACCACTGCTGGTCGTTGAAAAGCTCACCAAACACTACGACACGTCCGTGTTAGAAGACGTCAGCTTTACAATCCGACCTCGGACCTTTACGGCGGTGTTGGGTCCGAGCGGTGCTGGAAAGTCAACGTTGCTGCGTTGCATTTTGCAACTAACGCGACCCGATCGCGGCCGCGTGTGGTTCCGAGACTGCGAGTTAACTGGCTGCGGTCCCTTGGAGTTGCGCCGCCAACGATCGCAGATCGCCACGATTGCCCAACAATACGATTTGGTGCGCCGACGAACAGCGCTGGAGAACTGTCTGGGTGGACGCTTGTCGGAGTTGCCGTTGTGGCGCTGCTTACTCGGCTCGTTCCCGCAACGACTGCAAACCGAAGCACTCGAGGCGCTGGCGCGAGTACAGCTTTTGGATGTGGCTTTCCAGCGCGCCGATCGCCTCTCGGGCGGCCAGAAGCAACGCGTGGCAATTGCGCGCGCCCTCACTCAGCGGGCGCAACTGGTGTTGGCAGACGAACCCGTTGCCAGTCTCGATCCGCAAACCGCTCGTGCGGTATTAGTTTTGTTGCGCTCCCTCTGCGATCGCGAGGGGTTGACGGTGGTTTGCAACTTGCATCAGGTGGAGTGGGCGCAGCAGTATAGCGATCGCATCTTGGGACTGCGCGACGGTCAGCTGGTCTTGGATCGTCCGACCGCTCGCGTAACCGAGTCGGACCTCGCTTGTCTCTATGGCAGCGAGCGGGCATCGCTATCGTGGCAAAAGCATTCAACCGAAAAGCATTCAACCTAA
- the rph gene encoding ribonuclease PH, whose translation MVCQRPGDRRPDEMRPVRFEPHFTRSAFGSVLACCGETQVLCTAIVLDEVPPFLEGTGRGWLTAEYRMLPGATPGRHKREWQKLSGRTQEIQRLIGRSLRASLDLSALGPRTIYIDADVLQADAGTRTTSITGGYIALALAVRRLLEAGKLENSPLLKPVAAVSVGAIADNLLLDLDYREDSTADVDFNVVMNGDLQLIEVQGTAENGSFSRPQLERMLDLAQAGITMLLAAQAAALTAA comes from the coding sequence ATGGTCTGTCAGCGTCCAGGCGATCGCCGTCCGGACGAGATGCGTCCGGTACGCTTCGAGCCGCACTTCACGCGCTCGGCGTTCGGGTCGGTGTTGGCGTGCTGCGGCGAGACGCAAGTGCTGTGTACGGCCATTGTCCTGGATGAGGTCCCCCCGTTTTTAGAAGGTACGGGTCGGGGCTGGCTGACTGCCGAATATCGGATGTTGCCAGGGGCAACGCCAGGACGCCACAAACGCGAGTGGCAGAAGCTGTCGGGGCGCACCCAGGAGATCCAGCGATTGATCGGACGCAGTTTGCGCGCGAGTCTAGATTTGAGCGCTCTCGGTCCGCGCACGATTTATATCGACGCCGACGTGCTGCAGGCCGACGCGGGGACGCGGACGACTTCAATTACCGGCGGTTACATAGCACTAGCCCTGGCGGTGCGGCGCTTGCTAGAAGCAGGTAAGCTAGAGAACTCGCCCTTACTTAAACCAGTCGCGGCGGTTTCGGTCGGCGCGATTGCGGACAACTTGTTGTTGGATCTCGATTACCGCGAGGACAGCACGGCAGACGTCGACTTTAATGTAGTCATGAACGGTGACTTGCAGTTAATTGAAGTGCAAGGAACCGCCGAGAATGGCAGTTTCAGTCGCCCGCAACTCGAACGGATGCTCGATCTCGCCCAAGCCGGCATTACGATGCTGCTGGCTGCTCAGGCGGCAGCATTGACAGCGGCGTGA
- a CDS encoding CPBP family intramembrane glutamic endopeptidase, with translation MRPRRPLALQVARLPAPLRVGTFLLGVALGWMPLALPIYLLVPDANLASILGTGWLFVAFLIWLQVWNRWVYRRSLPLARYGWRWDKASGRAFVGGFGVGAVAVLALFGLQALLGWRSLQVPTAPTLSLWRATVEGAIVAVAVGTAEELLFRGWLLDELERDYQPPLALALDAGLFAIAHFLKPWAEIVRTLPQFPGLILLGMLLVYAKRRSGGHLGLAIGLHAGLVWGYYLVAVGELAGAPRAAPWLVGIDNNPLASALGWLGLSSLVVWMRPQPGSPDAGT, from the coding sequence ATGCGCCCCCGCCGGCCGCTCGCGCTGCAGGTAGCACGGTTGCCCGCCCCGTTGCGCGTCGGCACGTTTTTGCTCGGGGTGGCGCTGGGCTGGATGCCGCTCGCGCTGCCGATTTATTTACTCGTTCCCGATGCCAACTTGGCATCGATTCTGGGAACGGGGTGGCTGTTCGTTGCGTTCCTTATTTGGCTGCAGGTATGGAATCGCTGGGTTTACAGGCGATCGCTGCCGCTGGCGCGCTACGGTTGGCGGTGGGATAAGGCGAGCGGTCGCGCGTTTGTTGGCGGCTTTGGTGTTGGGGCTGTCGCCGTATTGGCACTGTTCGGGTTGCAAGCATTACTGGGATGGAGATCGCTGCAAGTACCGACCGCACCAACGCTGTCGCTGTGGCGAGCAACTGTGGAGGGTGCGATTGTCGCGGTTGCGGTTGGCACGGCGGAAGAATTGCTGTTTCGAGGCTGGCTGCTGGATGAATTGGAACGCGATTACCAGCCTCCCCTCGCGCTTGCGCTCGATGCCGGGCTATTCGCTATTGCGCATTTTCTCAAACCCTGGGCCGAGATCGTGCGAACGTTGCCGCAGTTTCCGGGCTTGATACTGCTGGGCATGCTGCTTGTGTACGCGAAGCGGCGTAGCGGTGGGCACTTGGGGTTGGCAATCGGCCTGCATGCAGGTTTGGTGTGGGGATATTACCTGGTTGCGGTGGGAGAGTTGGCGGGCGCGCCGCGCGCCGCGCCGTGGTTGGTCGGCATCGACAACAACCCGTTAGCCAGCGCGCTTGGCTGGCTTGGACTGAGTAGTTTGGTGGTGTGGATGCGTCCCCAGCCGGGATCGCCCGACGCTGGAACCTGA
- the phnE gene encoding phosphonate ABC transporter, permease protein PhnE yields MTATDRPPVTTPPSPDFAAILRAERCRRGGLGRLLRQGFWGLLLAAILVASTRTAEVSLPELWAGLPRLSEWLTRFWPPDLSELPSFLAATWETLAIAIVGTGAAIAVAGPLAWLSARNTTPLPWLVPPLRGVLNLLRGIDTAIFALFFVSVVGLGPFAGVLGVAFHTTGSMAKLYAEVLETIPPEPVEAIDATGSDRLRTFAFAVLPEALPGLVGIGLYLWEFNVRSSVILGIVGAGGIGYELLVSLKLLDFSRLATILLLILGMVTLIDWLSAYLRRRLS; encoded by the coding sequence ATGACCGCAACCGATCGCCCCCCCGTTACCACGCCACCATCTCCCGATTTCGCAGCAATTTTGCGTGCCGAGCGTTGCCGTCGCGGCGGTCTCGGACGGCTCTTGCGACAGGGATTTTGGGGGCTGTTGCTTGCTGCAATTCTGGTGGCGAGTACTCGCACGGCAGAGGTGTCGCTACCAGAGCTATGGGCGGGCTTACCGCGTTTGAGTGAATGGCTGACGCGCTTCTGGCCGCCAGATCTGTCTGAGTTGCCGAGCTTTTTGGCCGCAACGTGGGAAACGCTGGCGATCGCGATCGTCGGCACGGGGGCTGCTATAGCGGTTGCCGGTCCGCTGGCCTGGCTCAGCGCGCGCAACACTACACCCTTGCCCTGGCTGGTGCCGCCGCTGCGGGGCGTGCTGAATTTGCTGCGCGGTATCGACACGGCAATCTTCGCGCTGTTTTTTGTCTCGGTGGTCGGACTGGGACCGTTTGCAGGCGTCCTGGGCGTGGCGTTTCACACAACAGGCTCGATGGCAAAGCTGTATGCCGAAGTTCTCGAAACGATTCCACCGGAGCCAGTGGAGGCCATCGATGCAACAGGCAGCGATCGCTTGCGAACGTTCGCGTTTGCCGTGTTGCCGGAAGCACTACCCGGGTTGGTGGGCATTGGTTTATATCTATGGGAATTCAACGTGCGCTCGTCGGTGATTTTGGGTATCGTCGGTGCGGGCGGCATTGGCTACGAACTACTCGTGAGCCTCAAGTTGCTGGACTTTTCGCGGCTGGCAACGATTTTGCTGCTGATTTTGGGAATGGTGACTTTAATCGACTGGCTGAGCGCTTATCTGCGCCGCCGCTTGAGTTAG
- a CDS encoding regulatory protein RecX, translating into MQDCQSYFLRLLARRDYSARELERKASSKGYAPADIADAIAEVRGRDFQSDLRTAEGIIEAARGRYGPTAVRRKCLEKGIAAEVFEHAWDDVASDRDFEAELEQVKAKAMRQYRLDGFDNLDPATTRKLANFLQYRGFNAFAVLAQWQNK; encoded by the coding sequence ATGCAAGACTGTCAGAGCTATTTCCTGCGACTGCTTGCCCGCCGCGATTATAGTGCGCGTGAGTTGGAGCGCAAAGCCTCTAGTAAAGGGTACGCGCCGGCTGACATTGCCGACGCGATTGCTGAGGTGCGGGGGCGCGACTTCCAGAGCGATCTCCGCACGGCCGAGGGCATTATCGAGGCAGCACGTGGCCGTTACGGGCCGACGGCAGTCCGGCGAAAATGTTTGGAAAAAGGTATTGCCGCCGAGGTTTTCGAGCACGCTTGGGACGATGTCGCTAGCGATCGCGACTTCGAGGCAGAACTGGAACAAGTCAAGGCTAAAGCCATGCGCCAATACCGGCTCGATGGCTTCGACAATCTCGATCCGGCAACGACTCGCAAGCTCGCCAACTTCTTGCAGTATCGAGGCTTTAATGCATTTGCCGTGTTGGCACAGTGGCAGAACAAATAA
- a CDS encoding response regulator transcription factor has product MLDFRGRTYRLFAANASPAPSATVGSLQLDGRRFWVASIEPHQPVPNIIAKLTARERSITALVAQGLSNEQIARYLGISKWTVSTHLRRAFTKLGVDSRAALVYRCASQLTPPENRVSSGENATSSDLAQAATQGPTQEETY; this is encoded by the coding sequence GTGCTCGATTTTAGAGGTCGGACCTACCGACTATTTGCTGCTAATGCCAGCCCCGCACCATCAGCAACGGTGGGTAGTTTGCAACTCGACGGTCGACGATTTTGGGTTGCCAGTATCGAACCGCACCAGCCCGTTCCCAACATCATCGCGAAGCTGACCGCTCGCGAGCGCTCGATTACCGCACTCGTCGCGCAAGGTTTGTCCAACGAACAAATTGCGCGATACCTCGGTATCAGTAAATGGACGGTCTCAACCCACCTGCGCCGCGCATTTACCAAGCTCGGGGTCGATAGCCGCGCCGCGCTCGTTTACCGCTGTGCATCGCAGCTAACTCCGCCAGAGAACCGAGTGAGTTCGGGAGAGAACGCGACTTCCTCCGATCTAGCGCAAGCGGCAACGCAGGGTCCGACGCAGGAAGAAACTTATTAG
- a CDS encoding TRAP transporter large permease: MFAGALLLIFTGYPVAFALGGTGLLFAAMGGAAGSFDWILLTALPQRIFGIMSNYVLLAIPFFILMGTLLQRSGLAEDLLTAFGVLFGRLRGGLIVGVILVGALLAAATGVVGATVVAMGTISLPVMLRYKYSPSLATGAIAASGTLGQVIPPSVVLIVLGDQLGVSVGDLFLGSLLPGLALAGMYLAYSFAVAILKPEMAPALPDSELVTSGSQLVLRVVRVMLPPLALILIVLGSIFAGLATPTEAGAMGVVGALILAALNRRLQLRTLFESLEAAVELTTMVIVLLLGATLFTLVFRGLGGDRVVEELLVNLPGGVVSFLILVNVLVFFLGFFLDYFEIVFIIVPLMAPVAASFGYDLVWFGVMMGVNLQTSFLTPPFGFSLFYLRGVAPPQISTISIYRGVIPFICIQLVGLLLLIRFPQLVTWVL; the protein is encoded by the coding sequence ATGTTCGCGGGCGCATTGCTGCTGATTTTCACCGGCTATCCGGTAGCCTTTGCACTCGGCGGTACCGGTTTGCTGTTCGCCGCAATGGGTGGGGCCGCAGGCTCGTTCGACTGGATTTTGCTCACGGCTTTGCCACAGCGCATCTTCGGCATCATGAGCAATTACGTGCTGCTGGCAATTCCGTTTTTTATCTTGATGGGCACGCTGCTCCAGCGCTCCGGGCTGGCAGAAGACTTGCTGACCGCGTTCGGCGTGCTGTTCGGCCGCTTGCGCGGCGGCTTGATCGTAGGAGTGATTCTGGTTGGCGCGCTGCTTGCAGCAGCCACCGGCGTTGTCGGTGCCACGGTGGTGGCAATGGGAACGATTTCACTGCCAGTGATGCTGCGCTACAAATACAGCCCATCCCTGGCAACTGGGGCGATCGCCGCTTCGGGTACGCTCGGGCAAGTTATCCCGCCCAGTGTAGTGCTGATCGTCCTAGGCGACCAATTGGGGGTGTCGGTCGGCGATTTGTTTTTGGGGTCGTTGCTACCGGGCTTAGCGCTAGCCGGGATGTATTTAGCTTACTCATTCGCCGTGGCGATCCTCAAGCCCGAAATGGCTCCGGCACTGCCCGACAGCGAGCTGGTTACCTCCGGCAGTCAATTGGTTCTCCGCGTGGTGCGCGTGATGCTGCCGCCGCTAGCGCTGATTTTGATCGTACTGGGGAGTATCTTTGCCGGACTGGCGACGCCTACCGAAGCCGGCGCGATGGGCGTTGTTGGCGCGTTGATACTGGCCGCACTCAATCGACGCCTGCAGTTGCGGACGCTGTTCGAGTCTTTAGAAGCCGCCGTAGAGTTGACGACGATGGTCATCGTGCTGTTGCTGGGTGCAACGCTGTTCACGCTCGTGTTTCGCGGATTAGGCGGCGATCGCGTGGTCGAAGAGCTACTGGTTAACTTGCCCGGCGGCGTGGTCAGTTTTTTGATCCTCGTGAACGTGCTGGTGTTCTTTTTAGGCTTTTTCTTGGATTACTTTGAAATTGTCTTTATCATCGTGCCCCTGATGGCACCGGTTGCCGCCAGTTTCGGCTACGATTTGGTGTGGTTTGGCGTCATGATGGGCGTCAATTTACAGACCTCATTCTTGACGCCACCCTTTGGTTTTTCGCTGTTCTATCTGCGCGGCGTCGCCCCTCCCCAAATCAGCACGATCAGCATCTATCGGGGTGTTATACCCTTTATCTGCATTCAGCTCGTCGGATTGCTTCTGCTTATCCGCTTTCCGCAACTCGTTACCTGGGTGCTGTAA
- a CDS encoding glycosyltransferase family 4 protein has translation MRIALFTETFLPKVDGIVTRLCYTIEHLQRAGNRVLVIAPDGGLTEYKNARVYGVSGFPLPLYPELTLALPRPAIGALLAEFRPDLIHAVNPAVLGLAGLYYAKTMQLPLVASYHTHLPQYLQHYGLAAFEGLLWEMLKAGHNQADLNLCTSTAMVSELTARGIQRVNLWQRGVDTELFRPELASKEMRSRLSQGHPESPLLLYVGRVSAEKEIDRIKPILESIPDARLAIVGDGPHREVLEQHFAETPTYFVGYLRGEALASAYASADAFIFPSRTETLGLVLLEAMAAGCPVVAAASGGIPDIVTDGVNGYLFAPDDPDGAVRATQCLLDARTEREQLRQNARREAERWSWAAATQQLQDYYRTMVGQSQLSTAA, from the coding sequence ATGCGGATTGCCCTGTTTACCGAAACCTTTTTGCCCAAAGTTGACGGCATCGTTACGCGCCTTTGCTATACCATCGAACACCTCCAGCGAGCCGGTAATCGCGTGCTGGTTATCGCTCCAGATGGCGGTTTAACCGAATACAAAAACGCCCGCGTCTACGGTGTTTCTGGATTTCCATTACCCTTATACCCAGAGCTAACTCTGGCACTGCCGCGCCCGGCGATCGGCGCGCTGTTAGCAGAGTTTCGCCCGGATTTGATCCATGCCGTCAACCCAGCCGTGCTGGGACTGGCTGGACTTTACTATGCCAAAACCATGCAGCTGCCTTTGGTGGCGTCTTATCACACGCACCTGCCGCAGTACCTGCAGCACTACGGACTCGCGGCGTTTGAGGGCTTGCTCTGGGAGATGTTGAAGGCCGGGCACAACCAGGCCGATTTGAATTTGTGTACCTCGACGGCCATGGTCTCGGAGCTGACGGCGCGCGGCATCCAGCGCGTGAATCTCTGGCAGCGCGGCGTCGATACCGAGCTCTTTCGGCCGGAGTTGGCATCTAAAGAAATGCGATCGCGTCTTTCCCAAGGTCATCCCGAATCCCCACTGCTCCTTTATGTGGGACGCGTGTCGGCCGAGAAGGAAATCGATCGCATCAAGCCCATTTTGGAGTCGATTCCCGACGCGCGGCTGGCGATCGTCGGCGACGGACCGCATCGCGAGGTCTTGGAGCAGCACTTTGCCGAGACGCCCACCTACTTTGTCGGTTACCTGCGCGGCGAAGCGCTGGCGTCTGCCTATGCATCGGCAGATGCGTTTATCTTCCCGTCGCGAACGGAAACCTTGGGGTTGGTGCTGCTCGAAGCGATGGCGGCCGGTTGTCCGGTCGTGGCAGCGGCTTCCGGCGGCATTCCAGACATTGTAACCGACGGGGTTAACGGCTATCTCTTTGCACCGGACGACCCGGATGGTGCGGTCCGCGCGACCCAGTGCCTGCTCGATGCTCGGACCGAGCGCGAACAGTTGCGCCAGAACGCCCGGCGCGAAGCCGAGCGCTGGAGCTGGGCTGCTGCCACGCAACAGCTGCAGGATTACTACCGCACGATGGTCGGGCAATCGCAGCTCTCGACTGCTGCCTAG
- a CDS encoding photosystem II S4 domain protein, translated as MLPREELLNGIENREEVARAIDLAERAVKTWEVVCSGFYSPPVLAEIRDRFGRLTEIELLSWGGYPQAERQRLAIARAELPLMPEQVEVAAVEIAGNFLFDTATHRDFLGATLATGVVREKFGDIIVLGERGAQMLVVPELVEFLELNLQQVRSVPVKVKALSLDDLKVRPPRTKEIATVEASLRLDAIASAGFGMSRSKMSDAIAAGDVRVNWKEVKQASHTVQSGDLIAMPGKGRLSVGDIAITKKQRFRVQLTRYV; from the coding sequence ATGCTACCGAGAGAAGAGCTACTGAATGGCATCGAAAACCGCGAGGAGGTCGCGCGGGCAATCGATCTGGCCGAGCGCGCGGTTAAAACCTGGGAGGTAGTCTGCTCGGGTTTTTATTCGCCGCCCGTGCTGGCGGAAATCCGCGATCGCTTCGGGCGGCTGACGGAAATCGAGCTGCTGAGTTGGGGCGGCTACCCGCAAGCGGAGCGGCAGCGGTTGGCGATCGCCCGCGCGGAGCTGCCGCTGATGCCGGAGCAGGTGGAGGTGGCGGCGGTCGAGATCGCTGGGAACTTTCTCTTCGACACGGCAACACACCGAGATTTTCTGGGGGCGACACTGGCAACCGGTGTGGTGCGCGAGAAGTTCGGCGACATCATCGTCCTGGGAGAACGCGGCGCGCAGATGCTAGTGGTGCCGGAGCTGGTGGAGTTTCTGGAGCTGAACTTGCAACAGGTGCGCTCGGTACCGGTGAAAGTCAAGGCATTGTCCCTAGACGATCTAAAGGTTCGGCCGCCGCGGACGAAGGAGATCGCGACGGTGGAAGCTTCGCTGCGCTTGGACGCGATCGCCTCGGCTGGTTTCGGCATGTCGCGCAGCAAAATGTCCGACGCGATCGCGGCTGGCGACGTGCGGGTGAACTGGAAAGAAGTCAAGCAAGCCAGCCATACCGTCCAGTCGGGTGACCTGATCGCGATGCCAGGGAAAGGTCGCCTCAGCGTCGGCGATATTGCCATCACTAAAAAGCAGCGCTTCCGCGTGCAGCTGACGCGCTATGTATAG